The region TTCCTGTACTGATTTAAGTGCGTTGCCTCGTGGCAAGCCACCGCGCATGCGTATTTCCATGATTTCGTCAGTGTTCAGACCTGAACCGCCTGCGCAGCAGAAGGTCTGTTCGCGAATGGTCTGTTCCGGCATTTCAAAGAAGTTCTTAACAACGTTGTTGATAATGTAACGCGGCTCTTCCAGGAGGCCCATGGCGCGAGCAGGGTTACAGGAATCATGGAAGGTTGCACGAATATGATCGTTTCTGCTTGGATCAAGTGTCAGCTTGTTATGCTTCATAAGATCAGCTGTGAACTCGGCGATGTGAACCATCTTAGTCTGTGTCGCGCTGTGGAAAACAGTACCGGTAATCGGGCTTTTAGGAACTTGTAGGAAGTTCGCAGGTCCGTTCATTGTGTCCATGTACTGATTGATTACGCGCCACATGTGACCGCATTCGCCGCCGAGGATCCATTTGGAGCCTAGGCGTTTTGCTTCAGCGTACATCTTACCGTTCAGTTTCTTCATCATGTCTGCAGAAGTGAAGAGACCGAAGTTACCACCTTCAGATGCATAAGTAGACAGTGTATAATCGAGACCGATGTGATCAAAGAGCATCAGGTAACCCATAAAGGTATAGATGCCAGGATCAGCAAAAACGTCTCCGGAAGGGGTGATGAAGAGAACTTCATGTCCCTTTTCATTTATAGGAACGTTAAGTCTTTTGCCTGTGATTTCTTCAATATCGTCGACCATAAATTCAACGATGTCTTTGAAAGCGTGCGGCTGGATACCAAGATGGTTACCTGTACGGTTACAGTTTGAAACCGGCTCAAGAATCCAGTTAATGTTCACACCACAAAGGTGGAGCAGTTCGCGTGCCATCATTGTTACTTCAGCTGTATCGATGCCGTAAGGGCAGAACAGAGAGCAGCGGCGGCACTCAGTACACTGGTAAAAGTAGATGAACCACTCTTTTAAGACATCTTCGGTCATGACTCTGGAACCGGTAAGGGTACTCAGAATTTTTCCGGCCATGGTGAAGTCCTTGCGGTAAACAGAACGCATAAGTTCTGCACGAAGAACAGGCATGTTTTTAGGATCGCCGGAACCGATGAAAAAGTGGCATTTATCGGCGCAAGCACCGCAACGCACACAGACGTCCATGAATACTTTAAGAGAACGGTATTTACCGAGTCTTTCTTTGAATCCCTGGTGGACTATGTCCTGCCAGTTTTCAGGTAATTTCCAGTCCACGTCAGATGGTTTCCAGTCACGTGGATTAGGAAATCCTAAGTATTCGAGTTTTTCTGCCTTAGCAGGGTAACACCAGTTTCCGGGAGAACAGTCTGCCGGAGTATCCATCCAACCTGTGGAAGGTGGTGTATAGTTAATGCTTTTAAAAAGCTCATCAGCTTTTGGGAGGTCAGCCATGTCAACTCCTCAACAAAAGGTATTATAAGGTCCAACCAACATATAAAGTCCGCTGGACTTTATTATGCCTCTTTATCCACAGGGAGACCCGCTTCAATCATAGGTTCCCTGAAGTCATCTTCATAAGCCTCATAGCTATGTGGCTTGATGCTCGGATCATTCCAAGGGTTCTCGTGATGCTTAATGCGGGAGTTATTAGGCATATTCCTTGTAGGAGAAAGGAATATACCACCTGCATGCATAAGCTTACTGAATGGGAAGTAAATAAGCAGTGTACAGACCAGAACGATATGCACATAGAAAGATACATCCACATTTGCGGGGATTACTGGGTGGAATGTTACAAGTCCCATAGTCAGTTGCTTAATAGCCATAATATCTACTTTTGCGATAAAGCGCATGTAGATACCTGAAAGGGCAATGGAGATAATGAGCAACAATGGAAAATAGTCTGTAACAAGAGAAATGTACCTGAGTTTTGCGTCCCAAAGTCTGCGTGCGAGCAAGAATGCCACACCTACAAGGATGAGAACATCACTCATGTACATTCTGGGTGTACCGATCTGCAAGATTCCGTCAAGCATTTCAACCCAGCCGATACAGGCGGGAATCGGTTCAAAGAAAAGTCTCATATGCCTGATTACAATAAGCAGGAATGAGTAATGGAACATGAGGGAAAACATCCACAACCATTTTGAGGAAGCGTATGTTACCCTGCCGTCTTTGAGAGCTACTTTTGTATTCCGAAACAAAGAACGGAAACAGCAGATCTCAAGAACCATACGGATAAAAGTTTGACCCGGAGTCACAGGGTTGTCGAACTTGTTATGGTGAATGAAGTCCAAAGACTTCATTTGTCCGCCCGTGGTCGGAATACTAAAAGGAACCGGACTTTTCGCCCATTTAATCATCCGGTAGGCAAAACCTACCAGAAATACGGCAACAGCTACCATTGGTAGGCTTATGCCGAATAGTTTTACCATATGCGCTGATCCTACTCCGAAAAGAGCCAGCAGCACGAGGGCAAAAACTAAAACGAGTGAGTACAAAGCGTTCATCTACCTTCACCTCGCTTATAACGTTTGGCTTCACGGGGAAGCCGGCCACTACACCTGTTCGGCCCCTTTGGCCGAAGCTTCCTCGATTTTGTTGACACGCCTTAAGAGCATATGGTGGGAGCGTTTAACTTCACCAATTCTCATTTGCGTAATCAAATCCCTATTCTTGGTATAGATGTCAAACGCGATAAGTCCCAGGTTATCAACCCGGGTCTCAAACGCGAGCAACTCGTCAAGTTTTCCTTCCTTCTTAAGGTCCTGCATAAACTCATCTCGTAGCAGTTTCTTAAAAAGAAAAATAAAACTTAAAGCTCTTGATGGTGCAAATTCTTGAACAGCCCTTATTTTAATTAGGTCTTCCAAAGACTTTGCAATTGCGTCAACATCTTTCCAGTCAATAATTAGGTCAAAAAGTTCTCTAGTGACCCGTTGAGTGGTGATGCCAACAGGATTTGTAAATTGATCGCTATTGCTTTTCCATATCTTCTGAGTTGCCTCAGGGTAGGAAGAAAGGACCAAATCAAACCATTTCTCTGTCAGAATCTCTTTTTTTTCTAACAATCTTTCTTCAAGGTTCATTGTATGTTCCTGACTAAATTGACTGCAACAGAAGTAAGAGCCCTTAAGCGGACGCTTAGGCCTTACAAAGGTTTCCTGCCTGACAATGAGACGGAAAATTCAAATTCTGTCACTATGTGACTAACAGCACGATATTCCAGATACACTACGATTCGTCAAGGATTTTTACCGGAAAATATAGACCTCTCAGGGTATGAAAAACTCTAATTAGCAAGGATCTTAACCCTCCGTGAAGGGGGTTCTTAGCATAATGTCAGTCTGATTTAAGTAGTGCATATCACGTTTTCTGGCAGATTAATCTGTTTTCGATCAGAAAAATTTATGTACGTAAAAACACGCAGATAAATTTTTTACGATATAAAATAATATCATGAGCATAGCTGGTTGAAGTGACTTTTTTACAGGAACGTGTATTCCCTTTTTCAAGGTTGCATCAATTAAAATGATTATGTCTAAGAGGAATAAATGTCTAAGCCGTTAATTGTTTATCCTAAAGGTTGTCGGAAAGCTTTGTTTTTAAAAAGATATAAAAGATTTACCGTTGAAGCGTTGCTTGATGGTGATATTATATCAATTCATACCAATAACACCGGTTCAATGCTCGGATTGTTGCGTGAAGGGCAGGAAATATTTATTTCTCCGGCACTTAATCCTGCACGCAAGCTCAAGTGGACTTTAGAAATGGTCAATATTTCAGGAGCGTGGGTCGGCGTGAACACATCGGTCCCTAATAAAATGATACAGAGAGCTTTTGAGGAGAACGTTTTACCGGAGTTAAAAGGGTATACTTCTATAAAGCGAGAAGCTGTAGTCGGCAAAAGCCGACTTGATGCTAAATTTACCGATGAGTCCTCAAATCTACCTGATTTGTGGGTTGAGTGTAAGAACGTAACTCTAGTCGAAGATGACGTGGCTTGTTTCCCGGATGCTCCGACTGAGCGTGGTCAGAAACATCTTGAAGAGTTGATGGATCTTGCTTCCAAAGGATACAGAGTCGCAATGTTCTTCTTTATTCAGCGTAATGATGGAAAATGCTTTGGGCCAGCTGATTTTATTGACCAGAAATATGCTACACTTTTCAAGCAGGCTCTTGCCGAGGGAGTTGAATGCTGGCCGTATCAGGCAAGCCTAAGTGAAAAAGGTATTTCTGTAGGTGAGAAAATGAAATTTTAATTTTCCTTCAACTAATTAATATATAATAAGTAAAAAAGTCAGAAGAATTTTATGAAATTCTTCTGACTTTTGCATTTAAGTGATCACAGTGATTAAGAGGCTGTTGCTTTGACTCTTTCCGGCTGGTCCATGGCTGCTAGTTTTTCAACTTCGGCAATATCAAGGCCAAGTCCTTTCGCAACGCGAGTTCCATAGTCTTTGTCTGCTTTATAGAAGATTGCAGCTTGTCTGAGCTGAATGCGTTTCTGCGCTCCGCCAAGATGTCCGGTAATATTGCCGATCAGGTTTGCTCGGTCCTGATCACTCATAACATTACGGTACAGGTTTCCAGCCTGCACAAAATCATCATCAACAAGAGCATAGGCATGCTCAGTAGCGCTGCCTTCAATCGGTAGAGGCGGCTCAAGAGCTGATTCGTCCGGTGAAGGTCCTCCGAAACTGTTTGGCCAGTAATTAGGACCTGAACCTCCGCCATTGTCTACACGCATAGCTCCATCGCGCTGGTAATTAAGCTCAGGTGCGTTTTTAGGCATGTTTACGGGGATCAGTTGGTAATTTGTGCCAAGTCTGTGGATATGGGTGTCGTGATACGAAAAAATGCGACCCTGTAACATCTTGTCAGGCGAAGCCGCAATACCGGGTACAAAGTTGCTGGGGCAGAACGCGGATTGCTCAACTTCGGCAAAATAATTTTCAGGGTTTTTGTTCAAAACCATTTTACCTATGGTAATAGGCGGCACTTCTGAGTGAGGCCATACTTTAGTAATATCAAAGAGATCCCATCGGAAATCTTTGGCCTGCTCAGGTGTAAGTATCTGCATCTCGAGTGTCCAAGACGGGTAGTCTCCCTTTTCAATCGATTCATGCAGATCTCGCGTTGCATGATCTGGGTCTTTTGCGCACATAGCGTTAGCTTCGGACGCCGTCATCGTTTTTGAGCCTTGGTCAGTTTTGAAGTGATATTGAACCCAGACGTATTCGCCTTTTTCATTATACCATTTGTAGGTATGGCTAGAGTAACCGTTCATATGGCGAAAGGTTGCAGGAGTTCCTCTGTCCGAGAAAAGAATTGTTACCTGATGAATTGATTCAGGTGTGAGAGATAGGAAATCCCAAAACATATCCGGATCTTTTAAATTTGTTGCGGGATTGCGTTTTTGCGTATGTATGAAGTCTGGGAATTTCATTGGATCGCGGATAAAAAAGACAGGAGTATTATTACCAACTAAGTCGTAGTTGCCTTCTTCGGTGTAAAACTTAATTGCGAATCCGCGTGGATCACGTTCAGCATCAGCGGATCCTTTTTCTCCTCCAACGGTTGAAAAACGTACAAATAAGTCTGTTTTTTTGCCGATTTTAGATAAAAATGCAGCTTTTGTGTATTTCGTGATATCAGCCGTTACCTCAAAGTAACCGTATGCTCCGGCTCCTTTGGCGTGAACCACACGCTCAGGAATACGCTCACGGTCGAAGTGAGAAAGTTTTTCTACAAGATGCATATCCTGTACTAAAATTGGCCCCTTAGCTCCGGCAGTTTGAGAATTAATGTCATCACCGACGGGCTTTCCGAAAGCTGTAGTCATTTTCTTTTTCTTCATAGCAGAACTCCCTTTATGTATGTCACTGGTTGGTTCTTTAACAGTCTTAAATGTACCACGCTGAAAGAGTAATTGAAACCGGAAATGGCAATTAATGTGAGGAGTGACATAATGTTTGGGGTAAGTTGAGCTTTGTCTTTAAATAAAAAGGAAAAACCCAATTCTTTTATATTAAAAGAATTGGGTTTTTCTGGCCTGAAGGGTGTTGAAAAGCTTGGCGTCCGGTCGGGATCGGGTTAATTCCGACCGGATGCCATTAGGAACTGGATGCCGAAAATTTTGCCGGGAGGGTGGAGCTCCCGGCATGAAACCAGTCTCGGAGTAGCTTGCCTCAATATTAACGGGCAACATGCAGAACGATGACTTTGGACGAGTTCTACATTATATCGAGCTGTTAAATCTTTTAGCTTTTTGAAGAAGCGCCCTCACGCAGCAATTCTTGCTTGCGTACAGCGCGTCTTTCTTTTGCTTCTTTATTGCGTCTATGGTCTTCGCCTGTTTCAAGAATTAAATCTGGCACGGGAGAAGGTTTTCCATCTTCGCCTATGGCAACAAAAGTCAGGTATGCCGAATTGGTATGCCTCATCTCTCCTGTCAGAAGATTTTCTGCTTCGACACGAACACCAATCTCCATTGATGTTTTGCCCACCATGTTAACATTTGCGTGTAAATTGATAAGCTCACCTACATAAGCAGGTCTCAGGAAATTCATTCTGTCGATAGAAGCTGTAACCACAGGCTTGCGTGCATGACGCATAGCACAGGTTGCCGCTATGAGATCTAACTGTTTCAATAAAATGCCGCCATGAAGGTTGCCCGCTGGATTCGTGTCTTGCGGCAGAACCCTGTAGGTTGTGTATGCTCTGCTTTCACTGACTTTTTTTTCTTTCATGAAACTGTTTTCCGAACCGAACATCTTCAAAAGTGCTACTTTTGTATTACAAATTGCAATTAAAACGTAATGCCTAGTTGAGCTCTGCTAAAATTTGTGTCCTGACTAATTTATTTAATCTTACCATATTCAACTCTTGCTTCCCAGATCATTTTAGCAATCCGTTTGCCAAGGTCGAGCTGTCTAGTACTTAAAAGGGCTTCTGCCGCTTCACGGTTGCCTCCGGATTTAAGCAGTGTAGCAGATTCCAAGTCTCTAAGATAATTCTCACATTCTCGGATAAGTTTGGAGAGATTCAGTGTCTCAAGCTCAATTGGGATTCGTACGGATTTTACTTTTTTGCTCATGTTTTGCTTCGTTTTTTATGACTTTTGCCAGAATTAGAACAA is a window of Desulfovibrio sp. UCD-KL4C DNA encoding:
- a CDS encoding catalase; this translates as MKKKKMTTAFGKPVGDDINSQTAGAKGPILVQDMHLVEKLSHFDRERIPERVVHAKGAGAYGYFEVTADITKYTKAAFLSKIGKKTDLFVRFSTVGGEKGSADAERDPRGFAIKFYTEEGNYDLVGNNTPVFFIRDPMKFPDFIHTQKRNPATNLKDPDMFWDFLSLTPESIHQVTILFSDRGTPATFRHMNGYSSHTYKWYNEKGEYVWVQYHFKTDQGSKTMTASEANAMCAKDPDHATRDLHESIEKGDYPSWTLEMQILTPEQAKDFRWDLFDITKVWPHSEVPPITIGKMVLNKNPENYFAEVEQSAFCPSNFVPGIAASPDKMLQGRIFSYHDTHIHRLGTNYQLIPVNMPKNAPELNYQRDGAMRVDNGGGSGPNYWPNSFGGPSPDESALEPPLPIEGSATEHAYALVDDDFVQAGNLYRNVMSDQDRANLIGNITGHLGGAQKRIQLRQAAIFYKADKDYGTRVAKGLGLDIAEVEKLAAMDQPERVKATAS
- a CDS encoding acyl-CoA thioesterase, with product MKEKKVSESRAYTTYRVLPQDTNPAGNLHGGILLKQLDLIAATCAMRHARKPVVTASIDRMNFLRPAYVGELINLHANVNMVGKTSMEIGVRVEAENLLTGEMRHTNSAYLTFVAIGEDGKPSPVPDLILETGEDHRRNKEAKERRAVRKQELLREGASSKS
- the sfsA gene encoding DNA/RNA nuclease SfsA, encoding MSKPLIVYPKGCRKALFLKRYKRFTVEALLDGDIISIHTNNTGSMLGLLREGQEIFISPALNPARKLKWTLEMVNISGAWVGVNTSVPNKMIQRAFEENVLPELKGYTSIKREAVVGKSRLDAKFTDESSNLPDLWVECKNVTLVEDDVACFPDAPTERGQKHLEELMDLASKGYRVAMFFFIQRNDGKCFGPADFIDQKYATLFKQALAEGVECWPYQASLSEKGISVGEKMKF
- the dsrK gene encoding sulfate reduction electron transfer complex DsrMKJOP subunit DsrK, whose protein sequence is MADLPKADELFKSINYTPPSTGWMDTPADCSPGNWCYPAKAEKLEYLGFPNPRDWKPSDVDWKLPENWQDIVHQGFKERLGKYRSLKVFMDVCVRCGACADKCHFFIGSGDPKNMPVLRAELMRSVYRKDFTMAGKILSTLTGSRVMTEDVLKEWFIYFYQCTECRRCSLFCPYGIDTAEVTMMARELLHLCGVNINWILEPVSNCNRTGNHLGIQPHAFKDIVEFMVDDIEEITGKRLNVPINEKGHEVLFITPSGDVFADPGIYTFMGYLMLFDHIGLDYTLSTYASEGGNFGLFTSADMMKKLNGKMYAEAKRLGSKWILGGECGHMWRVINQYMDTMNGPANFLQVPKSPITGTVFHSATQTKMVHIAEFTADLMKHNKLTLDPSRNDHIRATFHDSCNPARAMGLLEEPRYIINNVVKNFFEMPEQTIREQTFCCAGGSGLNTDEIMEIRMRGGLPRGNALKSVQEEHDVNMMACICAIDRATLIPLSNYWAPGVDVCGVHELVGNALILDGEKERETDLRLNPLPGKEE
- a CDS encoding RsbRD N-terminal domain-containing protein, which gives rise to MNLEERLLEKKEILTEKWFDLVLSSYPEATQKIWKSNSDQFTNPVGITTQRVTRELFDLIIDWKDVDAIAKSLEDLIKIRAVQEFAPSRALSFIFLFKKLLRDEFMQDLKKEGKLDELLAFETRVDNLGLIAFDIYTKNRDLITQMRIGEVKRSHHMLLRRVNKIEEASAKGAEQV
- the dsrM gene encoding sulfate reduction electron transfer complex DsrMKJOP subunit DsrM, coding for MNALYSLVLVFALVLLALFGVGSAHMVKLFGISLPMVAVAVFLVGFAYRMIKWAKSPVPFSIPTTGGQMKSLDFIHHNKFDNPVTPGQTFIRMVLEICCFRSLFRNTKVALKDGRVTYASSKWLWMFSLMFHYSFLLIVIRHMRLFFEPIPACIGWVEMLDGILQIGTPRMYMSDVLILVGVAFLLARRLWDAKLRYISLVTDYFPLLLIISIALSGIYMRFIAKVDIMAIKQLTMGLVTFHPVIPANVDVSFYVHIVLVCTLLIYFPFSKLMHAGGIFLSPTRNMPNNSRIKHHENPWNDPSIKPHSYEAYEDDFREPMIEAGLPVDKEA